A part of Nostoc sp. HK-01 genomic DNA contains:
- a CDS encoding integrase catalytic subunit has translation MLSDQEFEQWCHRLGLAQTTKEFVQQIRCSEPVRKVGGGAKNVCGSYPSQKMGKTIQFESHKVELPAIVEYENDEDVLEYYDQPVRLSLSFESKSGRRVVTSHTPDFLVIRHKCAGFEEWKTNERLVTLAQKQPTRYQQNENGKWQAPPAETKVQSLGLYYHLRTDQEINWIAYSNHQFLRAYLNPENIVNPEAKTRIIESVTANPGMTLKQLLLSTSTSWVDDIYVLIATKQLYVDLEALALSEPEKVHLFSNQQVAEAHNLIMSKKAAARVACGQQIDVAVGATVFWDGKSLSVIQIGEKKIVLQGENHLVGLSHTEFETLIAQKEITGIEAQGIKSVEIWEQLKCASPEDLAVANYRSKIIEPYLHRDPPIMPINSPVSERTIRRWKAKYYAAEETLGWGYVGLLPNRKDKGNRIERFSPQTWEFIDKIIEQHYENFKQRNKLTTYGILTREWEKAGKTDPCPSRTTFYKRINSRADHRQTRKRQGSRAAYQKSSFYHELKFSTPCHGSRPFEICHIDHTELDIELVCQRTGCCLGRPWATVLIDAFSRRILAIYLTFDPPSYRSCMMVLRICVQRLGRFPETLVVDNGIEFGSIYFETLLAAFGCIKKQRPVASPRFGSIIERFFGTSHTEFFYNLKGNTQITKQIRLVNKTNNPKTQAVWTLPEIYEYFCEYVYVIYDQREHPALGQAPCVVFENGLTQSGMRFSQRIVNDENFQIFTLPSTSKGTAKVIPKLGVKINHIYYWSIDDCFIHPEIEGTQVPIRYDPWDVGTAYAYVKNAWVRCISQHYSSLQGRTEREIRLASIEIRQQKKQYNQRITIRANELAQYLESAEAQEILQLQRLRDLAATGVRQIVASERVKQAQSIIKEDLASIKNNITEELTPPNKLEAQEINPRQIQPYSQQELW, from the coding sequence ATGCTCAGTGACCAAGAATTTGAACAATGGTGTCATCGGCTCGGTTTAGCACAGACGACAAAAGAGTTTGTGCAACAAATCCGTTGTTCGGAGCCTGTAAGGAAAGTAGGTGGCGGGGCGAAAAATGTTTGTGGTAGCTATCCAAGCCAGAAAATGGGAAAAACGATTCAGTTTGAGTCCCATAAAGTAGAGCTGCCAGCGATTGTAGAGTATGAAAACGACGAAGATGTTCTGGAGTATTATGACCAGCCAGTTCGTTTAAGCCTATCATTTGAATCGAAAAGCGGACGTAGGGTGGTGACAAGCCATACTCCTGATTTCTTGGTAATTCGGCATAAGTGTGCAGGGTTTGAAGAATGGAAAACTAACGAACGTCTTGTGACACTGGCTCAGAAACAACCCACAAGGTATCAACAAAACGAAAATGGTAAGTGGCAGGCTCCACCGGCAGAAACTAAAGTTCAATCATTGGGGCTTTACTATCACCTTCGTACAGATCAGGAAATAAACTGGATTGCTTACAGCAACCATCAGTTTCTCAGGGCTTACTTGAACCCTGAGAATATAGTTAATCCAGAGGCAAAGACAAGAATTATTGAGTCTGTTACAGCTAATCCGGGGATGACCCTGAAACAATTACTTTTATCAACAAGTACGAGTTGGGTAGATGATATTTATGTCTTGATTGCAACAAAGCAGTTATATGTAGACTTAGAAGCCTTAGCGTTGAGTGAACCAGAAAAAGTTCATCTGTTTAGTAACCAGCAGGTAGCAGAAGCACATAACTTAATTATGTCTAAAAAGGCGGCTGCTAGAGTTGCTTGCGGGCAACAAATTGATGTAGCAGTTGGTGCAACCGTGTTCTGGGATGGAAAAAGTTTATCTGTAATTCAGATTGGAGAGAAAAAAATTGTCTTACAAGGTGAAAATCATCTAGTTGGGTTAAGCCATACAGAGTTTGAAACACTAATTGCACAAAAAGAAATTACTGGCATTGAAGCTCAAGGAATAAAATCAGTCGAAATTTGGGAACAGTTAAAATGTGCCAGTCCAGAAGACTTAGCCGTGGCGAACTACCGCTCCAAAATTATTGAGCCATATCTGCATAGAGATCCGCCAATAATGCCAATAAATAGTCCTGTATCTGAGCGCACAATTCGCAGATGGAAAGCCAAATATTATGCCGCAGAGGAAACTTTAGGCTGGGGTTACGTTGGTTTGCTGCCAAATCGTAAAGACAAAGGAAATCGCATTGAGCGATTTTCACCTCAAACATGGGAGTTCATCGATAAAATTATTGAGCAGCATTACGAAAATTTCAAGCAGAGAAATAAACTGACAACTTACGGTATTCTGACAAGAGAATGGGAAAAAGCGGGAAAAACAGACCCTTGCCCCAGTCGGACTACGTTTTACAAGCGCATCAACAGTAGAGCAGATCATAGACAAACCCGTAAAAGGCAAGGTTCGCGGGCAGCTTATCAGAAAAGCTCGTTTTATCATGAATTAAAGTTCTCGACACCTTGCCACGGAAGCCGTCCATTTGAAATTTGCCACATTGACCATACCGAGTTAGATATTGAGTTAGTTTGCCAAAGGACAGGATGTTGTTTGGGTAGACCTTGGGCAACCGTTTTGATTGATGCTTTCTCACGACGTATTTTAGCTATCTATTTAACATTTGACCCGCCGTCCTATCGCTCCTGCATGATGGTGCTACGAATTTGTGTGCAGAGATTAGGACGGTTCCCAGAAACTTTGGTAGTAGATAATGGTATAGAATTTGGCAGTATTTACTTTGAAACTCTGTTAGCAGCATTTGGTTGTATAAAAAAACAACGCCCTGTGGCTAGTCCTAGATTTGGTTCAATAATTGAGCGTTTTTTTGGCACTAGTCATACTGAATTTTTCTATAACCTGAAAGGGAATACCCAAATTACAAAACAAATTCGCTTAGTAAATAAGACGAATAATCCAAAGACGCAAGCTGTATGGACGTTGCCAGAAATATATGAATATTTTTGTGAATATGTGTATGTAATTTATGACCAAAGAGAACATCCTGCACTCGGACAAGCACCATGTGTTGTGTTTGAAAATGGTCTAACTCAAAGTGGAATGCGCTTTAGTCAAAGAATTGTTAATGATGAAAATTTCCAAATTTTTACATTGCCCTCAACTTCAAAAGGAACTGCCAAAGTTATACCAAAGCTTGGGGTAAAAATTAACCACATTTACTACTGGTCAATAGATGATTGTTTTATCCATCCTGAAATTGAAGGAACCCAAGTACCTATTAGATATGATCCTTGGGATGTAGGTACGGCTTATGCCTATGTGAAAAATGCTTGGGTGCGTTGTATTTCACAACATTATTCATCATTACAAGGACGTACTGAACGAGAAATTCGGCTTGCTAGTATCGAAATACGTCAGCAGAAAAAGCAGTATAACCAGAGAATAACAATTAGAGCTAATGAACTTGCACAGTATTTAGAATCAGCCGAAGCTCAAGAGATTTTACAACTACAAAGACTGCGAGATTTGGCAGCAACTGGGGTACGTCAAATTGTAGCTTCTGAAAGAGTGAAACAAGCACAATCGATTATTAAAGAAGATTTAGCCAGTATTAAAAACAATATTACAGAAGAACTAACCCCGCCAAATAAATTAGAGGCTCAAGAAATCAATCCCAGGCAAATCCAACCTTACTCTCAACAGGAGCTGTGGTAA
- a CDS encoding helicase RecD/TraA translates to MRHFKAPMSTPLNTTQAQANATPHHETITGVVERLTFHSEESGYTVARLTRSRNTDLTTIVGSFANIQPGQTLQLTGYWKEHPQYGPQFNVVNYKETKPATLTGIEKYLGSGLIKGVGPVTAKRIVAHFGLETLEIIENQIDRLIEVQGIAKKRVKLIKNAWSTQKAIKEVMVFLQTHGVSTTYAVKIYKQYQDKAIATVTTNPYQLATDIYGIGFLTADKIARNLGVPTDSEFRYCAGIIHALTEAAEDGHCYLPQPELIEKVTKLLATDEHQPLPEAIALLIKEMTLREELIRESIRDSYGEKLMLCYKPTFFHTETNLAQMISKRLNQPIVQDMPRVRAWLERFMVSRQIQLSPQQQQAVEMAAYSPIMVLTGGPGVGKTFTTHTIVNLWKAMGKTIALAAPTGRAAQRLSEMTGLEAKTIHRLLEFDPKTMGFKRDNENPLPYNAMIADEASMLDLFLAHSLFKAVARGAQLLLVGDIDQLPSVGPGKVLADLITSLRVPVIKLTLVFRQAQQSAIVTAAHQINQGDYPNLEPISDNPASDCLWHGGGHEAEHGVQAICELITEFIPRLGFNPAFDVQVLCPMSRGLVGTRNLNMVLQGLINPPASDKVEIARGGMTLRVGDRVIQQTNDYDREVFNGDLGTISGIDTEEQEVTVDYNGRPVVYDYADLNEITLAFATSIHKSQGSEYPVVILPLYMQHYVMLSRNLFYTGLTRARKLAIVIGSKKAISLAVRTTNDQQRYTRLWQRLLQAI, encoded by the coding sequence GTGCGGCATTTTAAAGCACCAATGTCCACGCCCCTAAATACTACTCAAGCACAAGCAAACGCCACCCCACACCACGAAACCATCACAGGGGTAGTAGAACGCCTGACTTTTCACTCAGAGGAATCAGGTTATACAGTAGCGCGTTTAACCCGCTCCCGTAATACAGACCTAACAACAATTGTTGGTAGTTTCGCCAACATCCAGCCAGGACAAACACTACAACTGACGGGTTACTGGAAAGAACATCCGCAGTACGGGCCACAGTTCAATGTCGTCAACTACAAAGAAACCAAGCCAGCAACGCTTACAGGAATCGAGAAATACTTGGGCAGTGGACTGATTAAAGGAGTGGGGCCAGTCACAGCCAAACGCATCGTTGCCCACTTCGGGTTGGAAACCTTAGAGATTATCGAAAACCAGATTGACAGACTCATTGAAGTACAAGGCATCGCCAAAAAGCGTGTCAAGCTAATCAAGAACGCCTGGTCAACGCAGAAAGCGATCAAGGAAGTGATGGTGTTTTTGCAAACTCATGGGGTATCAACCACCTATGCAGTCAAGATTTACAAACAGTACCAGGACAAAGCGATCGCCACAGTTACCACGAACCCGTATCAACTAGCAACGGACATCTACGGGATTGGGTTTCTAACTGCGGACAAGATTGCGCGGAACTTGGGTGTACCAACAGACTCAGAATTTAGATATTGTGCAGGCATCATCCACGCACTCACTGAAGCAGCTGAAGACGGACATTGTTACCTACCGCAGCCAGAACTAATCGAGAAAGTCACAAAATTGTTAGCGACTGATGAGCATCAGCCACTCCCCGAAGCGATCGCTCTTCTTATTAAGGAGATGACCTTAAGAGAGGAGTTGATCAGGGAAAGCATTCGAGATAGTTATGGAGAAAAGTTAATGCTGTGCTACAAGCCAACATTCTTCCATACAGAGACGAACTTGGCACAGATGATATCTAAACGGTTAAACCAGCCGATAGTACAAGATATGCCGCGTGTACGTGCATGGTTAGAACGTTTTATGGTAAGTCGGCAAATCCAGCTATCGCCACAACAACAGCAAGCAGTGGAGATGGCGGCATATTCTCCAATCATGGTTTTGACTGGTGGCCCTGGAGTGGGCAAGACCTTCACCACCCATACCATAGTCAATCTCTGGAAGGCGATGGGAAAAACTATTGCGCTGGCAGCGCCAACAGGCAGAGCAGCACAGCGATTATCCGAGATGACGGGGTTAGAAGCCAAGACCATACACCGCTTGCTAGAATTCGACCCAAAAACAATGGGTTTTAAGCGGGACAATGAAAACCCCTTGCCATACAACGCCATGATTGCAGATGAAGCAAGTATGCTGGATCTATTTTTGGCACACTCATTGTTTAAAGCCGTTGCAAGAGGAGCGCAATTATTATTAGTAGGAGATATCGACCAGTTGCCATCAGTTGGCCCTGGGAAAGTTTTAGCTGATCTAATAACTTCATTGAGAGTACCAGTGATCAAGCTAACGCTGGTATTTCGCCAAGCCCAGCAGAGTGCAATCGTTACCGCAGCACACCAAATCAACCAGGGTGATTATCCAAATTTGGAACCAATCTCAGATAATCCAGCATCAGATTGCTTGTGGCACGGTGGGGGACATGAAGCAGAACACGGAGTACAAGCAATTTGTGAGCTAATTACTGAGTTTATTCCCAGACTGGGTTTCAATCCGGCATTTGATGTGCAAGTGCTATGCCCTATGTCGCGGGGATTAGTAGGAACTCGTAATCTAAATATGGTGTTGCAGGGGCTGATTAATCCGCCTGCATCAGACAAAGTGGAGATCGCCAGAGGAGGGATGACTTTGCGTGTAGGCGATCGCGTAATTCAACAAACCAACGACTATGACCGCGAAGTATTTAACGGGGATTTAGGAACTATCTCTGGCATTGATACTGAGGAGCAGGAAGTTACAGTTGATTACAATGGTCGCCCCGTAGTCTATGATTATGCAGACTTGAACGAGATTACCCTGGCATTTGCCACCTCAATCCATAAGTCGCAAGGTTCAGAATATCCCGTAGTGATACTGCCATTGTATATGCAACATTATGTGATGCTGTCACGTAACTTATTTTATACAGGGCTGACTCGTGCTAGGAAGTTGGCGATAGTGATTGGGTCGAAGAAAGCGATATCGCTTGCTGTGCGAACTACTAATGACCAGCAGCGTTACACCAGATTGTGGCAGAGGTTGTTGCAGGCGATCTAA
- a CDS encoding ATP-binding protein — protein MNFQRPFPQELLTKSSRERLNYFHSITVGHLRLRQALDALLMNLQQPTDICVLFVVGPAGVGKTTLRLRAEKLLLEEALISMSHNTCQIPVAGIEAIPAEGGKFNYKDYYLRVLESLDNLSVTLSTKNSNVNFQNHAIGSNTYFASKSSDIVRRALEQTMRHHQLTALMVDEAQHLLMLAGGKQMLHQMNWIKSIANVTGTVHILFGTYDLLNCCHLSGQVSRRSDDIHLPRYCSDSKEDVTEFIRILQTFQTHLPLIEEPPLVEKYEYLLDYSLGCISILKTWLTRALRTALAENAMSLSWQHIQHNEYSKARREQIQQEAKAGEQRWQDEVGTQSRTQMETLAPEDLSQPPVKRGRVGKRQAKRDTVGINLDVS, from the coding sequence ATGAATTTTCAACGTCCATTTCCACAAGAACTCCTAACAAAATCCTCAAGAGAGCGACTGAACTATTTTCATAGCATTACAGTTGGGCATTTACGTTTAAGGCAAGCTTTAGATGCTTTATTAATGAATCTTCAACAACCAACAGATATTTGTGTTCTATTTGTTGTTGGGCCGGCTGGTGTGGGCAAAACAACTTTAAGGTTGCGGGCCGAAAAGCTGTTATTGGAAGAGGCATTAATATCCATGAGCCATAATACCTGTCAAATTCCAGTCGCAGGAATAGAAGCAATTCCAGCAGAAGGTGGAAAGTTTAATTATAAAGATTATTACTTAAGGGTTTTAGAATCTCTGGATAATCTTTCAGTAACTTTAAGCACTAAGAACAGTAACGTTAATTTCCAAAATCATGCAATTGGTTCCAATACATACTTCGCTTCCAAAAGTTCTGATATTGTACGTCGTGCTTTAGAACAAACGATGCGGCATCATCAACTGACAGCACTAATGGTAGACGAAGCTCAACATCTACTGATGTTGGCTGGTGGGAAGCAAATGCTACATCAGATGAACTGGATAAAATCTATCGCCAATGTTACTGGTACTGTACATATTTTATTTGGTACTTATGATTTACTGAACTGTTGCCACCTTAGTGGTCAAGTCAGCCGACGCAGTGACGATATTCATCTGCCTCGCTATTGTTCAGATAGTAAAGAAGATGTAACGGAATTTATTCGGATACTTCAAACATTCCAAACACACTTACCATTAATTGAAGAACCACCTCTGGTAGAAAAGTACGAATATCTTTTAGATTATTCGTTGGGTTGTATTAGTATCCTCAAAACTTGGTTAACAAGAGCTTTAAGAACTGCGCTGGCAGAAAATGCTATGTCCTTGAGTTGGCAGCATATTCAACATAACGAATACTCGAAAGCACGACGTGAACAAATTCAACAAGAGGCAAAAGCTGGAGAACAGCGATGGCAGGACGAGGTAGGAACTCAAAGCCGAACCCAAATGGAAACTTTAGCACCTGAAGATTTAAGCCAGCCACCTGTGAAAAGGGGTCGTGTTGGAAAGCGTCAAGCTAAAAGAGATACTGTAGGGATTAATCTAGATGTTAGTTAA
- a CDS encoding transposase-like Mu: MYTASQESMRVTRPLERVEIDHTKLPFFVVDDETRLPIGTPALTSAIDKYSGVVVGYYLSFEPFSSLSVMQCLLNAIRPKDYVKRKFPQVEHHWTSYGLMETLVVDNGKEFYSEHFKDACSQLQIHIQYTPPKMPWYKAGVERFFGMLNTKILVGQPGYFLLEFTQQYDYDPKKNAVVSFDALQEMIHIFIIDIHNQDAHPEFKCPRSEVWEKALLEYPPALPPSHKELRVLLGRIEKRVISIKGIEFEGLYYNSPELVQLRADLEKSDKKSSSSKRFTAKATIKVDPLDLSSIYVFDPTCDNFIAIPAVSYAYTQGLSLWQHKVIKNLAAIEYKKVDIVALALAKKKIQEIVEREWLLTKKGKTRSAMARWKGIGREGFNRDQPENTITETTLNTNINHLTEEESNNSPMAGISDIGSAFNLSESSQINEKDTDNSSSQVEPNQDLYLNSTDSNLKIQKKRKHTRKQQSLSQVEQTVSINEKTVDEWKPDLSGWDISIGLPNPEI; the protein is encoded by the coding sequence ATGTATACTGCAAGCCAAGAATCTATGCGAGTAACTCGTCCTTTAGAAAGAGTAGAGATTGACCATACAAAACTACCATTTTTTGTAGTGGATGATGAAACTCGATTACCAATAGGAACTCCTGCATTAACTTCTGCTATCGATAAATATTCAGGTGTAGTTGTTGGTTATTATCTAAGTTTTGAACCTTTTAGTTCATTGAGTGTGATGCAGTGTTTGCTCAATGCCATTCGCCCTAAAGATTATGTTAAACGTAAATTTCCTCAAGTAGAGCATCACTGGACTAGCTATGGATTAATGGAAACACTGGTAGTCGATAATGGTAAGGAATTTTATAGCGAACACTTTAAGGATGCTTGTAGCCAGCTTCAAATTCATATTCAATATACCCCACCTAAAATGCCTTGGTATAAGGCAGGGGTTGAAAGATTTTTTGGGATGTTAAATACCAAAATATTGGTAGGTCAACCTGGATACTTCCTTTTAGAGTTTACGCAGCAATATGATTATGATCCTAAAAAAAATGCTGTGGTTTCATTTGATGCCTTACAAGAAATGATTCATATATTTATCATTGATATTCATAATCAAGATGCTCATCCAGAATTTAAATGTCCCCGTTCTGAGGTTTGGGAAAAAGCATTATTAGAATATCCACCTGCATTACCACCTTCACATAAGGAATTAAGGGTTTTGCTAGGACGGATTGAGAAACGAGTTATTTCTATAAAAGGCATAGAGTTTGAGGGACTTTATTACAATAGTCCTGAACTTGTCCAGTTACGTGCTGATTTGGAAAAATCAGATAAAAAAAGCAGTTCGAGTAAGCGATTCACAGCGAAAGCGACCATTAAAGTTGACCCTCTCGATTTATCGAGTATCTATGTTTTTGACCCAACTTGTGACAATTTTATAGCCATACCTGCTGTATCTTATGCTTATACTCAAGGACTGTCTCTATGGCAACACAAAGTGATAAAGAATTTGGCAGCAATTGAGTACAAAAAAGTAGATATTGTTGCCCTTGCTTTAGCTAAAAAGAAAATTCAAGAAATAGTAGAACGAGAATGGCTATTAACTAAAAAAGGTAAAACTCGTTCGGCAATGGCTAGGTGGAAAGGTATAGGAAGAGAAGGATTTAACAGGGATCAACCGGAAAATACTATAACAGAAACAACATTAAATACTAATATTAATCACCTGACAGAGGAGGAATCTAATAATAGTCCAATGGCAGGCATATCCGACATTGGTAGCGCTTTTAATTTATCTGAATCCTCACAGATTAATGAGAAAGATACTGATAATTCATCCTCTCAAGTTGAGCCAAATCAAGATTTATATCTAAATTCTACTGACAGTAACCTAAAAATTCAAAAAAAGCGAAAACATACCCGAAAGCAACAATCTTTATCTCAAGTTGAGCAAACAGTTTCTATTAATGAAAAAACGGTGGATGAGTGGAAGCCAGATTTATCTGGATGGGATATTAGTATAGGTTTACCAAATCCGGAGATATAA
- a CDS encoding phage integrase family protein, protein MMNNPELNNLPPIKLIPLDAEKLQALQRPERARPTTDIRHVKVLEFLRSNNLSVNSRKLYERELKRFLGWTQLHYNELRPRHLALYKEYLRDEVQTDTGKQLSKSSINAGISALKSFFKWMCYTYPEIIATNPTLGIKLEKIPLPPAQSLTPEQMEKVWAALELLGETKPRDTALVHILCHGLRAGEIVELNVGSFDGKLLFLPDTKTNEPRLVPLKKESREVLTEYLRSRSEQGEELNSLTPLMISHHASFKGERLSYHGIYFAVERIGELAGIEELHPHSFRHTYATDLLLLGVDPGHARKLTGHQSEKAFRRYTLRSEQEAAISAYYRAIGEEPEVE, encoded by the coding sequence ATGATGAATAACCCAGAACTAAACAATCTACCACCAATAAAACTAATTCCTCTGGACGCTGAAAAATTACAAGCATTGCAGCGCCCAGAGAGAGCGCGGCCAACAACAGATATTCGCCATGTAAAGGTATTAGAATTTTTACGGAGCAACAATCTGTCGGTAAATAGCCGGAAGCTGTACGAACGGGAACTGAAGAGATTTTTGGGATGGACGCAACTGCACTACAATGAGCTACGCCCACGTCACTTGGCATTATATAAGGAATATCTCCGCGACGAAGTACAGACTGATACAGGTAAACAGCTTTCAAAAAGTAGCATCAATGCAGGGATTTCTGCGCTGAAAAGTTTTTTTAAATGGATGTGTTACACATACCCAGAGATAATTGCTACGAATCCGACATTGGGAATAAAACTGGAAAAAATTCCGTTACCACCAGCCCAAAGCTTAACCCCTGAACAGATGGAGAAAGTGTGGGCGGCATTGGAGTTGTTAGGAGAAACGAAGCCGAGAGATACAGCACTGGTACACATACTCTGTCATGGGTTGAGGGCGGGGGAAATTGTCGAATTAAATGTCGGTTCTTTTGATGGCAAGCTGTTGTTTTTGCCAGATACAAAAACGAATGAACCCCGCTTAGTGCCACTGAAGAAAGAAAGTCGAGAAGTATTAACTGAGTATTTGCGATCGCGTAGTGAGCAGGGAGAAGAATTAAACAGCCTCACCCCGTTGATGATTTCGCATCATGCCTCATTCAAAGGAGAACGCTTAAGTTATCACGGCATTTACTTTGCGGTGGAGAGAATAGGTGAACTGGCAGGCATTGAAGAACTACACCCGCATTCGTTTAGGCATACTTACGCTACGGACTTATTACTGTTAGGCGTAGATCCAGGTCATGCAAGGAAACTGACAGGACATCAAAGTGAGAAGGCATTTCGACGGTACACACTTCGCTCGGAACAAGAAGCGGCGATCTCGGCGTATTATCGGGCAATAGGCGAGGAGCCAGAGGTGGAGTAG